The following are encoded in a window of Ignavibacteriales bacterium genomic DNA:
- a CDS encoding cob(I)yrinic acid a,c-diamide adenosyltransferase has translation MKIYTKTGDKGKTSLFGGKRVWKDDLRIQSFGTVDELNSILGIAITEIKNRELKKILSSIQHELFNIGSDLASPEYKDSKKFSIPRINEFNTKRLEVLIDKVDNKLSSLKNFILPGGLKGAALLHHARAVCRRAEREVISLSKVDMINSEIKIYLNRLSDLLFVLARFENFSSKHPDIEWKK, from the coding sequence ATGAAAATTTATACAAAAACCGGCGATAAAGGAAAAACATCTCTCTTCGGCGGTAAAAGAGTTTGGAAAGATGATCTAAGAATTCAATCATTTGGAACAGTTGATGAATTAAATTCCATTCTTGGTATAGCTATTACTGAAATAAAAAATAGGGAACTCAAAAAGATTTTAAGCAGTATACAGCATGAATTATTTAATATAGGCTCTGATTTGGCGTCTCCGGAATATAAGGATAGTAAAAAATTTTCTATTCCGCGAATTAATGAATTTAATACAAAACGCCTTGAAGTATTGATAGATAAGGTTGATAATAAATTATCATCATTAAAAAATTTTATTTTACCTGGCGGATTAAAAGGCGCTGCGTTATTACATCATGCAAGGGCAGTTTGTAGAAGAGCAGAAAGGGAAGTCATTTCTCTTTCAAAAGTTGATATGATAAACTCAGAAATAAAGATATATTTGAATCGTCTTTCAGATCTATTATTTGTTCTTGCACGATTTGAAAATTTTTCATCCAAACACCCTGATATTGAGTGGAAGAAATAG
- the dapF gene encoding diaminopimelate epimerase produces MKRFSFTKMSGAGNDFILFDKKVNPDIELTTQNIKIMCERRIGIGADGVLLISDLKDFAFEMNYFNADGSTGSLCANGARCAIKYGNESGRISNNKISFIANGVEYSGQLLDDGLVKFFLDSPKKMEQNFKIKAGNQLMPASFVDTGSPHVVIKFIDVLRNPVDPKSYYNDFDIFPVYELGKEIRYHKDFAPDGTNVNFIRIHNGEIDIRSYERGVENETLSCGTGTVAAALLVFAKENFNPPIKVHQKSGDELIVDFKIEGQKVQELSLTGPAKIIFNGEITI; encoded by the coding sequence ATGAAGCGTTTTTCTTTCACAAAAATGAGTGGTGCAGGGAATGATTTTATCTTATTTGATAAAAAAGTCAATCCTGATATTGAGCTAACAACTCAAAACATCAAAATTATGTGTGAAAGACGCATCGGGATTGGCGCTGATGGTGTTCTTTTAATTTCTGATCTGAAGGATTTTGCATTTGAGATGAATTACTTTAATGCTGACGGTTCCACCGGCAGTTTGTGTGCTAACGGAGCCCGTTGTGCAATAAAGTATGGAAATGAAAGCGGCAGAATCTCTAATAATAAAATATCATTCATAGCTAATGGTGTTGAATATTCCGGGCAGTTATTGGATGATGGGCTGGTTAAGTTTTTCTTAGACAGTCCAAAAAAAATGGAACAGAATTTTAAGATCAAAGCGGGAAATCAGTTAATGCCGGCTTCGTTTGTAGATACCGGTTCTCCACATGTTGTTATAAAATTTATTGATGTTCTTAGAAATCCGGTTGATCCAAAATCATATTATAATGATTTTGATATTTTCCCGGTTTATGAACTTGGTAAGGAAATTCGTTATCACAAAGATTTTGCACCGGATGGAACAAATGTAAATTTTATACGCATTCATAATGGAGAAATTGATATTAGAAGTTACGAGCGCGGTGTAGAAAATGAAACACTTTCTTGCGGAACCGGAACTGTTGCAGCAGCATTATTAGTTTTTGCAAAAGAAAATTTTAATCCGCCAATTAAAGTGCACCAAAAGAGTGGTGATGAATTGATAGTAGATTTCAAAATAGAAGGACAAAAAGTGCAGGAACTCTCATTAACTGGTCCTGCTAAAATTATTTTTAATGGTGAAATTACAATTTAA
- the accB gene encoding acetyl-CoA carboxylase biotin carboxyl carrier protein, which yields MDLNLLKKLIKMVEQSEVTEFTVQEGELKVKISKNSKQAPQVHFQPAADYGRQSSGLQQFTTSGESKSSVSAEHTQSNMHEIKSPIVGTFYRAPAPDADPYIQVGDIVSVGSVLCIVEAMKLMNEIESDINGKVVKILVENATPVEYNQPLFLIETV from the coding sequence ATGGATCTAAATCTTCTAAAAAAGCTCATCAAAATGGTTGAGCAAAGCGAGGTCACCGAATTTACTGTTCAAGAAGGTGAACTTAAAGTAAAGATTTCTAAAAATTCCAAACAAGCTCCGCAGGTTCATTTTCAACCTGCAGCTGATTATGGAAGACAATCATCCGGGTTACAGCAATTCACAACTTCAGGTGAATCAAAATCTTCTGTATCAGCTGAACATACCCAATCGAACATGCACGAGATTAAATCTCCAATTGTAGGAACATTTTATCGCGCACCGGCACCGGATGCTGACCCCTACATACAAGTCGGCGATATCGTTTCAGTCGGTTCTGTTCTATGTATTGTTGAAGCGATGAAATTAATGAATGAGATTGAATCTGATATTAACGGCAAGGTTGTAAAAATTCTTGTAGAAAATGCTACCCCTGTTGAATACAATCAACCTCTTTTTTTAATTGAAACCGTTTAG
- a CDS encoding dipeptidase, whose product MESVVNYLKSNLDNYLEEFKDYLRIPSISTLASHKVGMIQCAGFVSQKLKDAGMTKVEIFPTAGYPIVYGEWLGKPGKPTVLVYGHYDVQPVDPINLWTNPPFEPVIKEGKIWARGANDNKGQNFVHIKSVEAYFKTVGEPPVNIKFLFEGEEEIGSTNLGAFLKEKQELLKCDTVLISDTSMYAKGIPTITYGLRGLLYMEVEVTAADRDLHSGSFGGAVANPINELAKIISKLHDKNGKVTVPNFYKSVLQLSKEEKENFRRLKLSDKEYAKELGVKELQGEKGYTTLERLWTRPTLDCNGIIGGFTEKGAKTVLPSKAMAKISMRLVPKQEPLKIAKEFTKHIKALSPKSVKVEVKTIHYGYPVMVPLGSKSLIAGANAAAKAFGKKTVFTREGGSIPIVVDFMRILKAPAVLMGLGLDSDNIHSPNEHFLLENFEKGLYASAYFLDEFSKS is encoded by the coding sequence GTGGAATCTGTTGTTAATTACCTTAAAAGTAATTTAGATAATTATTTGGAAGAATTTAAAGATTATTTAAGAATTCCAAGCATAAGTACATTAGCTTCGCATAAAGTTGGAATGATACAATGTGCAGGATTTGTATCTCAGAAATTAAAAGATGCAGGAATGACTAAAGTTGAGATTTTTCCGACAGCCGGTTATCCAATTGTTTACGGGGAATGGCTTGGCAAACCCGGTAAACCAACTGTATTGGTCTATGGTCATTATGATGTTCAGCCTGTGGATCCGATAAATTTGTGGACCAATCCGCCGTTTGAACCTGTAATAAAAGAAGGAAAAATTTGGGCTCGAGGAGCTAATGATAATAAAGGTCAAAATTTTGTTCACATTAAAAGTGTGGAAGCATATTTCAAGACGGTAGGCGAACCTCCTGTAAATATTAAATTCTTATTCGAAGGTGAAGAGGAAATTGGAAGCACAAATCTTGGCGCGTTCTTAAAAGAGAAACAAGAATTACTAAAATGCGATACTGTTTTAATTTCGGATACAAGCATGTACGCAAAAGGTATTCCAACAATTACATATGGACTAAGAGGATTGCTCTACATGGAAGTAGAAGTAACTGCAGCAGATCGCGATCTTCATTCCGGTAGTTTCGGCGGTGCGGTTGCCAATCCGATCAATGAATTAGCTAAGATCATTTCTAAACTTCATGATAAGAACGGTAAAGTAACTGTTCCAAATTTTTATAAAAGTGTTCTTCAATTATCGAAAGAAGAAAAAGAAAATTTTAGAAGGTTAAAATTATCTGATAAAGAATACGCAAAGGAACTCGGCGTTAAAGAATTGCAAGGTGAAAAAGGATATACAACTTTGGAAAGATTGTGGACCCGTCCTACTTTGGATTGTAACGGTATAATCGGCGGCTTTACGGAAAAAGGAGCTAAGACAGTATTACCATCTAAAGCAATGGCTAAGATCAGCATGAGATTGGTTCCCAAACAAGAACCGTTAAAAATTGCAAAGGAATTTACAAAACACATCAAGGCATTATCACCAAAAAGTGTTAAAGTTGAAGTTAAAACAATACACTACGGTTACCCGGTAATGGTTCCGTTAGGAAGTAAATCGTTGATTGCAGGAGCTAATGCTGCTGCAAAAGCATTTGGTAAGAAAACCGTTTTCACTCGCGAAGGTGGTTCTATTCCAATCGTTGTAGATTTTATGAGAATATTAAAAGCTCCGGCTGTGTTAATGGGATTGGGCTTGGATAGCGATAACATTCATTCTCCGAACGAACATTTCCTTCTGGAAAATTTTGAAAAAGGATTGTATGCATCAGCATATTTCCTTGATGAGTTTTCAAAAAGTTAA
- a CDS encoding OmpA family protein, with the protein MKRFSTVKTLYSITVFFFLTNQIFSQSDSAIMFKTARELSKKALVAAANIFANADFEKGTELLTDAEKLLKKNGKPEEIQQNLTTAIDLFNKSIETTKTLNTSFTDLMKIRQLAFNVEAYNNATKLCKEGEENFLSAVEDYNDKDMEGYQKYVKAAETNYKDAELVSIKGKFLNDLNASITQAEDKDLNKYAPVTLKKSKQFAQDIESILNANRYDTLKARNNLDQATYELKHGLYLQDLFMKMKEKDKNMEDLILSWEEPLTKIAAEFKIQPSFDQGYDEITSQIIFNINDRLTKLDKALKDNQKLSSERDDLKKTIEELNKLVEEYKTKFAQLENENLKYKTQSQELDMSNQIIENASKLFLPSEAEIIRNGDLIIIRLINIVFPVNKATLEPKYYDLFGKVQKAIQLFPNGTTVIEGHTDGQGDFQKNLDLSQARANAIFQYLLSSMGAEANRITAVGLGGTKPIANNLSEEGRVKNRRIEIVINPHFSVTK; encoded by the coding sequence ATGAAAAGGTTTTCAACTGTTAAGACATTATACTCGATTACTGTGTTTTTCTTCCTCACCAATCAAATCTTCTCTCAAAGCGATTCTGCAATAATGTTTAAGACCGCACGGGAACTTAGCAAGAAAGCTTTGGTGGCCGCTGCTAATATTTTTGCCAATGCAGATTTTGAAAAAGGAACTGAATTGCTTACCGATGCTGAAAAGCTTTTAAAGAAAAACGGAAAACCCGAAGAGATTCAACAAAACTTGACAACAGCTATTGATCTTTTTAATAAATCAATAGAAACAACCAAAACATTGAATACAAGTTTTACAGATTTAATGAAAATCCGTCAACTTGCGTTTAATGTGGAGGCTTACAATAACGCTACGAAATTATGTAAAGAAGGAGAAGAGAATTTCTTAAGTGCTGTAGAAGATTATAACGATAAAGATATGGAAGGATATCAAAAATATGTGAAGGCCGCAGAGACTAATTACAAAGATGCGGAGTTGGTAAGTATAAAAGGTAAATTCTTAAATGATCTTAATGCTTCTATAACTCAAGCCGAGGATAAAGATTTAAACAAATATGCGCCTGTTACATTAAAGAAGAGCAAACAATTCGCTCAAGACATAGAATCAATTCTAAATGCCAATCGTTACGATACTCTCAAAGCACGCAACAACTTGGACCAAGCAACGTACGAACTTAAACATGGTTTATACTTACAGGATCTTTTTATGAAAATGAAAGAAAAAGACAAGAACATGGAAGATCTAATTTTATCATGGGAAGAACCACTGACTAAAATTGCAGCTGAATTCAAGATTCAACCTTCATTCGATCAAGGTTATGATGAAATAACTTCCCAGATAATTTTTAATATAAACGACAGACTTACAAAATTAGATAAGGCACTAAAAGACAATCAAAAGTTATCTTCAGAACGGGATGATTTGAAAAAAACAATAGAAGAACTAAATAAGTTGGTTGAAGAGTATAAAACTAAATTTGCACAACTTGAAAATGAAAATCTAAAGTACAAGACTCAATCGCAAGAATTGGATATGAGCAATCAAATCATCGAGAACGCATCAAAACTTTTTCTCCCTTCTGAGGCAGAAATTATAAGAAATGGTGATTTAATAATAATTAGATTAATCAACATTGTTTTTCCGGTAAACAAGGCAACTCTTGAACCTAAGTATTATGATTTGTTTGGAAAAGTTCAGAAAGCAATTCAATTATTTCCAAACGGAACCACAGTGATTGAAGGACATACCGATGGTCAAGGCGATTTTCAGAAGAATCTTGATCTCTCACAAGCACGAGCTAATGCTATATTTCAATATTTATTGTCTAGCATGGGGGCCGAAGCGAACAGAATTACTGCGGTGGGACTTGGCGGCACAAAACCGATTGCCAACAATTTATCTGAGGAAGGAAGAGTAAAAAATAGAAGAATTGAAATAGTAATTAATCCGCACTTTTCGGTAACTAAGTAG
- a CDS encoding MFS transporter, with protein MSKVIFSIRYNIFQEKREEYLDVVRELKNIVKAEGLETYSVFEQKNKPNNFEEVYIFKSKEAYENFEDNTDERIDILMTKLSDMIKEQTTQYTTLFEVNNA; from the coding sequence ATGAGTAAAGTTATTTTTTCCATACGATACAATATTTTTCAGGAAAAACGAGAAGAATACTTAGATGTTGTTCGCGAATTAAAAAATATTGTTAAAGCAGAAGGATTAGAGACCTATTCTGTTTTTGAACAAAAAAATAAACCGAATAATTTTGAAGAGGTATATATTTTCAAAAGCAAAGAAGCTTATGAAAATTTTGAAGATAATACCGATGAACGAATTGATATTTTAATGACAAAACTTTCTGATATGATAAAAGAACAAACAACTCAGTACACAACATTGTTCGAAGTAAATAACGCATAA
- the accC gene encoding acetyl-CoA carboxylase biotin carboxylase subunit, giving the protein MFKKILIANRGEIALRIIRTCKELGIPTVAVYSEVDRDSLHVVFADEAVCIGPAPSNHSYLKIPSILSAAQITGADAIHPGYGFLAENAEFSEICADSNIKFIGPSPDSIRKMGDKAFAKETMRKVGVPVVPGSEGVINDVEEAKKIAAKIGYPVMLKATAGGGGKGMRIVWEESEIEKAFQTAGNEAGAAFSNSSLYMEKYVENPRHIEIQVLCDRHGNFYQYGERDCSIQRRHQKLIEESPSPFITNAVRAKMGEAALLGVRSVNYEGAGTIEFLVDKHQNFYFIEMNTRIQVEHPVTEMVRNIDLIKNQILIAAGREIEDKPLDPRGHAFEFRINAEDPDHNFRPSPGQIEYLHFPGGFGVRIDSHVYDGYVIPPNYDSLIAKMIIWGTDRKHAIARSRRAFEEFQIEGIKTTIPFHKKVLENEKFINGDFDTSFIDKHINTN; this is encoded by the coding sequence TTGTTTAAGAAAATTCTAATCGCTAACCGAGGCGAGATAGCACTAAGAATAATTAGAACATGTAAAGAGTTGGGCATCCCAACAGTAGCGGTTTATTCCGAAGTAGATCGTGATTCCTTACATGTTGTCTTTGCCGATGAAGCAGTCTGCATTGGTCCCGCCCCAAGTAATCATAGTTACCTAAAAATTCCCAGCATATTATCAGCCGCTCAAATTACAGGTGCAGATGCAATTCATCCCGGCTATGGATTTCTTGCAGAGAATGCAGAATTCAGTGAGATATGTGCTGATTCAAATATAAAATTTATTGGACCTTCACCGGATTCAATCCGTAAAATGGGTGATAAAGCTTTTGCAAAAGAAACAATGCGTAAGGTTGGCGTTCCTGTTGTTCCAGGAAGTGAAGGAGTAATTAACGATGTTGAAGAGGCAAAGAAAATTGCTGCTAAGATCGGTTACCCTGTTATGCTTAAAGCAACGGCAGGCGGCGGTGGAAAAGGTATGCGTATTGTATGGGAAGAAAGTGAGATCGAAAAAGCATTTCAAACAGCAGGCAACGAAGCAGGAGCTGCTTTTTCAAATTCCTCTCTTTATATGGAAAAGTATGTTGAAAATCCTAGGCACATTGAAATACAAGTTCTTTGTGATCGGCATGGTAATTTTTATCAATACGGAGAAAGAGACTGTTCAATTCAGAGAAGGCACCAAAAATTAATTGAAGAATCGCCATCACCATTTATCACAAATGCAGTTCGTGCTAAAATGGGTGAAGCGGCGTTACTTGGAGTTCGTTCAGTTAATTATGAAGGAGCCGGTACAATCGAATTTTTAGTTGATAAACATCAGAACTTTTATTTCATCGAAATGAATACAAGAATTCAAGTCGAGCATCCGGTTACTGAGATGGTTCGTAATATTGACCTGATCAAAAATCAAATTTTAATTGCAGCCGGTAGAGAAATTGAAGATAAGCCGCTTGATCCGCGCGGTCATGCATTTGAATTTAGAATTAATGCAGAAGACCCCGATCATAATTTTAGACCATCACCCGGTCAAATTGAATATTTACATTTTCCCGGCGGCTTCGGTGTTCGTATTGATTCACATGTTTATGATGGTTATGTAATTCCTCCAAATTATGATTCACTTATTGCTAAGATGATTATTTGGGGAACCGACCGCAAACACGCTATAGCTCGATCCCGACGCGCATTCGAAGAATTTCAAATTGAAGGAATTAAAACTACAATACCATTCCATAAAAAAGTTTTGGAAAACGAAAAATTCATTAATGGAGATTTCGATACTTCATTTATAGATAAGCACATTAATACAAACTAA
- a CDS encoding CehA/McbA family metallohydrolase codes for MFEYVGAIHIHSIYSDGSGEVKDIAQFANESELDFFILTDHNTIRALKEGFEGWYSNTLALVGCEINDKENKNHYLAFGINETISTRLPAKEYVKKVNEMGGIGFLAHPHEIRNSMKEHPPYPWTEWESNDFTGIEIWNHMSEWMEGLTEQNKYNYFVHPLRSIIAPPVETLKVWDSLNLKRKVVGIGGVDAHAHKINMLGFVEMEVFPYKVLFKSIRTHILCEEELIISSETHEINKSKKNVYKALAAGRCFISNFYHGDARGFRFYAENENNRYQMGDSVPHSKKVKLIVNLPSSSDKIRLIHNGNLEEEKSGTNVEFLAPKKGVYRVEVYNNQNAWIFSNHIRIGL; via the coding sequence ATGTTTGAATATGTTGGCGCAATACATATACACTCAATTTATTCCGATGGCTCCGGTGAAGTAAAAGATATTGCTCAATTTGCCAATGAATCGGAGCTGGATTTTTTTATCCTTACAGATCACAATACTATCCGCGCTCTTAAAGAAGGATTCGAGGGTTGGTACTCGAATACTCTTGCATTAGTTGGCTGCGAAATAAATGATAAGGAAAATAAAAATCATTATCTCGCATTCGGTATTAACGAAACAATTTCTACGCGCTTACCTGCTAAAGAATATGTAAAAAAAGTAAACGAAATGGGAGGCATAGGATTTTTAGCTCATCCCCATGAAATAAGAAATTCGATGAAAGAACATCCGCCTTATCCTTGGACTGAATGGGAGTCAAATGATTTTACCGGAATTGAAATATGGAATCACATGTCTGAGTGGATGGAAGGGCTTACCGAACAAAATAAATATAATTACTTTGTTCATCCTTTAAGATCAATAATTGCTCCGCCTGTAGAAACATTAAAAGTCTGGGATTCATTAAATCTAAAAAGAAAAGTAGTTGGAATTGGTGGTGTAGATGCACATGCGCATAAAATTAATATGCTTGGTTTTGTTGAAATGGAAGTCTTCCCGTACAAAGTTCTTTTCAAATCAATTCGTACTCATATCTTATGTGAAGAGGAATTAATTATTTCTTCAGAGACTCATGAAATAAATAAATCAAAGAAAAATGTTTATAAAGCTTTGGCTGCTGGAAGATGTTTCATCTCAAATTTTTACCATGGTGATGCAAGAGGATTCCGTTTTTATGCGGAGAATGAAAATAATAGATATCAAATGGGTGATTCTGTCCCTCATTCTAAAAAGGTGAAGTTAATTGTAAACTTGCCGAGTTCATCTGATAAAATCAGATTGATCCATAATGGGAACTTAGAAGAAGAAAAAAGCGGTACAAATGTTGAATTTTTAGCTCCTAAAAAGGGAGTTTATCGTGTTGAAGTATATAATAATCAGAATGCCTGGATTTTTTCAAATCATATTAGAATAGGTCTATAA
- the guaA gene encoding glutamine-hydrolyzing GMP synthase, giving the protein MLHTQKILILDFGSQFTQLIARRIRESKVYSEIHPHTYSIEQIKKEKPVGIILSGGPMSVNESDSPKIPKEILELGIPVLGICYGLQLICKILGGKVEPASDREYGKAHLGIIKNDLLFNGVGDGSVIWMSHGDYVTKLPDGFSLTAKTENSPLCAISNPQKKIYGIQFHPEVAHTIFGKKILDNFLFDICNCKADWTSKNFINTVIEEVKQKVGNKKVICALSGGVDSSVAAVLIHQAIGDQLVCIHVDHGMMRKDESVSIIKMFIDNYKMRVDHVDASQLFLTRLVGVIDPEKKRKIIGNTFIEVFETESKKLSDAEFLVQGTLYPDVIESVSVKGASATIKTHHNVGGLPEKMNLKLIEPFRELFKDEVRAIGRELGLPDIFVKRHPFPGPGLAVRVLGEITVERLDLLREVDSIYINELLNTNIYDKIWQAFAVLLPIQTVGVMGDARTYENVIALRAVTSTDGMTADWFRFDHNFLETVSNKIIRSVRGVNRVVYDISSKPPATIEWE; this is encoded by the coding sequence ATGCTTCACACACAAAAAATCTTAATACTCGATTTTGGTTCGCAATTCACACAGCTAATCGCAAGAAGAATCCGCGAAAGCAAAGTATATTCTGAAATTCATCCGCACACTTATTCGATCGAACAAATAAAAAAAGAAAAACCGGTTGGAATTATTTTATCCGGCGGACCAATGAGCGTTAACGAATCCGATTCACCGAAAATTCCAAAAGAAATATTGGAACTCGGTATTCCTGTACTTGGTATCTGTTACGGATTACAATTAATATGCAAAATACTTGGCGGTAAAGTTGAACCGGCTTCCGATCGTGAGTATGGCAAAGCCCATTTGGGTATTATTAAAAATGATCTTCTTTTTAACGGTGTTGGTGATGGTTCGGTTATATGGATGAGTCACGGTGATTATGTTACAAAATTGCCCGATGGATTTTCTTTGACCGCTAAAACTGAAAACTCCCCGCTATGTGCAATATCAAATCCGCAGAAGAAGATTTATGGAATTCAGTTCCATCCCGAAGTAGCTCATACAATATTCGGCAAGAAAATATTGGATAATTTTTTGTTTGATATCTGTAATTGCAAAGCAGATTGGACCTCCAAAAATTTCATTAACACTGTAATTGAAGAAGTAAAACAAAAAGTTGGGAATAAAAAAGTAATTTGTGCTTTAAGCGGCGGTGTGGATTCATCAGTTGCTGCTGTTTTAATTCACCAGGCAATCGGTGATCAGCTTGTTTGTATTCATGTAGATCATGGCATGATGCGTAAAGATGAAAGCGTTTCTATCATTAAAATGTTCATTGATAATTATAAGATGCGTGTTGATCACGTTGATGCTTCTCAACTTTTTCTTACACGTCTTGTTGGAGTTATAGATCCCGAAAAGAAAAGAAAAATTATCGGTAATACTTTTATAGAAGTATTTGAAACCGAGTCCAAAAAATTATCTGATGCAGAGTTTCTCGTTCAAGGTACACTTTATCCCGATGTAATAGAATCAGTCTCTGTGAAAGGTGCCTCGGCTACTATTAAGACACATCATAATGTTGGCGGACTTCCCGAAAAAATGAATCTGAAATTGATCGAACCATTCCGTGAACTTTTTAAGGATGAAGTAAGAGCAATCGGAAGAGAACTTGGTTTGCCTGATATTTTTGTTAAGCGTCACCCGTTTCCTGGTCCAGGACTCGCTGTGCGTGTTTTAGGTGAGATTACCGTAGAAAGATTAGATCTGCTTCGCGAGGTTGATTCTATTTATATAAATGAACTATTGAATACAAATATTTACGATAAAATCTGGCAAGCATTTGCTGTTTTACTGCCGATCCAAACGGTTGGTGTTATGGGAGATGCACGCACTTATGAAAATGTAATTGCCTTAAGGGCAGTTACATCAACTGACGGAATGACTGCAGACTGGTTTAGATTTGATCATAATTTTCTTGAAACCGTATCGAATAAAATTATTCGTTCCGTTCGCGGTGTTAATCGGGTTGTTTATGATATTAGTTCCAAACCGCCAGCTACAATAGAATGGGAATAA
- the efp gene encoding elongation factor P, giving the protein MADTSDFRNGLIIKYKNEPYVIVEFQHVKPGKGGAFVRTSLKNLKTGRVLDNTFRSGEGVEIIRIERRKYQYLYRESAGLVLMDNETYEQITVAESIIGDGQIYLKEGVEVELLLDDKDQIISAEIPIFVELKVVETEPGFRGNTANNALKQATVETGAKISVPLFINEGDLLKIDTRTGGYLERVKN; this is encoded by the coding sequence ATGGCTGATACTTCCGATTTCAGAAACGGATTAATAATTAAATATAAGAACGAACCATACGTAATAGTTGAATTCCAACATGTAAAACCGGGTAAAGGCGGCGCTTTCGTTAGAACTTCGTTGAAAAACTTAAAAACTGGACGTGTTTTAGACAATACATTCCGATCTGGTGAGGGTGTTGAAATAATTCGTATTGAAAGAAGAAAATATCAATATCTTTACAGAGAATCTGCCGGGTTAGTTCTAATGGATAACGAAACTTACGAACAGATTACAGTTGCAGAAAGTATTATTGGTGATGGACAAATCTATTTAAAAGAAGGTGTTGAAGTTGAATTGTTATTGGATGACAAAGATCAAATCATCTCGGCAGAAATACCTATCTTCGTTGAGCTTAAAGTTGTTGAAACTGAACCGGGATTTAGAGGTAATACAGCAAACAATGCGTTGAAACAGGCAACGGTAGAAACAGGCGCAAAAATTAGTGTTCCACTATTTATCAATGAAGGTGATTTACTTAAAATTGATACACGAACAGGTGGATACTTAGAACGAGTTAAAAACTAA
- the gcvH gene encoding glycine cleavage system protein GcvH: MNIPQNLKYTKDHEWIKVEGKVGTIGITDFAQSELGDIVYVDIAPDISELTMGESFGTIEAVKTVSDMYAPVSGKVLELNKKLNDEPQLVNTDPYGKGWIIKVELSNASQLIDLLDAAAYNSQLGH, translated from the coding sequence ATGAACATTCCGCAAAATCTTAAGTACACAAAAGATCACGAATGGATAAAAGTTGAAGGAAAAGTTGGAACGATTGGAATAACTGATTTTGCTCAAAGCGAACTTGGTGATATAGTTTATGTTGATATAGCTCCTGATATTTCCGAGTTAACAATGGGAGAATCATTTGGTACAATTGAAGCAGTTAAAACCGTAAGCGATATGTATGCGCCGGTTTCAGGTAAAGTTTTAGAGTTAAATAAAAAATTGAATGATGAACCGCAGCTTGTAAATACAGATCCATACGGAAAAGGTTGGATTATTAAAGTTGAGTTGAGCAACGCATCTCAATTGATTGATCTTCTTGATGCAGCAGCTTACAATTCTCAACTTGGTCATTGA